A region from the Rufibacter sp. DG15C genome encodes:
- the corA gene encoding magnesium/cobalt transporter CorA, which produces MIRCFYLKDGELTWEKNPETFDAPEDKGRIIWVDLQAPSDHEQRRVEEAFGIELFTQQEAAEIESSSRYFEDEGGFFEANTAFVMHQDGSYITRQVSFILQRDILFTMRRTDLKSFGETVRKMKTFKGTTIRAIQVWLLLLETQIDNDADFIEHLTRTTNVISKRLVKEQSIEEEVLIRITELQENTILIRESIVDKQRLVSSLLRSFAVDEPEKERLRIVIKDINSLLQHTQFSFERLEYLQNTFLGLVNIEQNKVIKIFTVVTVVFMPPTLIASIYGMNFKFMPELNWVGGYPFALLLMLLASMGFLWYFRRKKWL; this is translated from the coding sequence ATGATAAGATGTTTCTATTTAAAAGACGGCGAGCTGACCTGGGAGAAAAACCCAGAGACGTTTGACGCGCCAGAAGACAAAGGTCGCATCATCTGGGTAGACCTGCAGGCGCCCTCAGACCATGAGCAACGCCGGGTAGAAGAAGCCTTCGGGATTGAGTTGTTCACCCAGCAAGAGGCCGCCGAGATTGAAAGCTCCTCACGTTATTTTGAGGACGAGGGCGGGTTCTTTGAAGCCAACACGGCCTTTGTCATGCACCAGGACGGCTCCTACATCACGCGCCAAGTTTCCTTTATTCTACAAAGAGACATCCTTTTCACCATGCGCCGTACGGACCTCAAGTCCTTCGGGGAGACGGTGCGCAAGATGAAGACCTTCAAAGGCACCACCATTAGGGCTATTCAGGTCTGGCTGTTGCTGTTAGAGACCCAGATTGACAACGACGCCGACTTTATTGAGCACCTCACCCGCACTACCAACGTGATCAGTAAGCGCCTGGTAAAAGAGCAGTCTATTGAGGAAGAGGTCTTGATCAGGATCACCGAACTTCAGGAAAACACCATCCTCATCCGGGAGAGCATCGTGGATAAGCAACGGTTGGTTTCTTCCTTGCTCAGATCTTTCGCTGTTGATGAGCCTGAGAAGGAGCGTTTGCGCATTGTCATCAAAGACATTAACTCGCTTTTGCAACATACCCAGTTCAGCTTTGAGCGTCTGGAGTACTTGCAGAACACCTTCCTGGGTTTGGTGAACATTGAGCAGAACAAGGTCATCAAAATCTTCACGGTAGTAACCGTAGTGTTCATGCCGCCTACGCTCATTGCCAGCATCTACGGCATGAACTTTAAATTCATGCCCGAACTCAATTGGGTAGGAGGTTACCCGTTTGCCCTACTATTGATGTTGCTGGCTTCCATGGGCTTCTTGTGGTATTTCAGGAGGAAGAAGTGGTTGTAG
- a CDS encoding LysR family transcriptional regulator, whose product MTNAPTTSQNPLDIQQIKYFLALSQELHFWNTAEKMFITQSALSRQIKALEDELGVTLFERSKRNVKLTEAGAFLRDRWAPLLEEIARTHRQAKKIHEGALGSITIGYPGSVAYGFLPAVVSRIAQTLPELKVELVEPVDISFEELLLNFQMDLSFRRDPAQNPSLTSLCLYSEPFALIVPQNHWVTQENFKGLQDLQEEKFILSGLHQKTHYVNTLKQIFTEYNFTPNVHIASDFGTMILGLVARGLGISIMPSSYAFAAPPNVRFIHLPQKVNLYMTWRKDDNSPVLKNVLELSQQIAQEFSQGGDPLG is encoded by the coding sequence TTGACTAATGCACCAACCACATCACAGAACCCCTTGGACATACAGCAGATAAAATATTTTCTGGCCCTATCGCAGGAACTGCACTTCTGGAACACCGCAGAGAAGATGTTCATCACGCAGTCTGCCTTGAGCCGACAAATCAAGGCCTTGGAGGACGAATTGGGCGTGACTTTGTTTGAACGAAGCAAGCGCAACGTGAAGCTCACCGAGGCCGGGGCTTTTCTGCGGGACCGGTGGGCGCCGTTGTTGGAGGAGATTGCCCGCACCCACCGGCAAGCCAAAAAGATACACGAAGGCGCCTTGGGCTCCATCACCATCGGGTACCCTGGGTCTGTGGCGTATGGGTTTCTGCCGGCGGTAGTGTCCCGCATTGCGCAGACTCTGCCAGAATTGAAAGTTGAATTGGTGGAGCCTGTAGACATCAGCTTTGAGGAGTTGCTGCTCAATTTCCAGATGGATTTGTCCTTTAGGCGAGATCCTGCCCAGAACCCGTCGCTTACGTCCTTATGCCTTTACTCAGAACCGTTTGCCTTGATAGTGCCGCAGAATCATTGGGTGACGCAGGAGAATTTTAAGGGCCTGCAGGACCTGCAGGAAGAGAAGTTCATCTTATCTGGCCTACACCAGAAGACGCATTACGTGAACACGCTCAAGCAGATTTTTACGGAATACAACTTTACGCCCAACGTGCACATTGCTTCAGACTTCGGGACGATGATTCTGGGACTGGTGGCGCGTGGGCTGGGCATCTCCATCATGCCGAGTTCCTATGCGTTTGCCGCTCCGCCCAACGTGCGCTTCATCCATCTTCCGCAGAAAGTGAACCTGTACATGACATGGCGCAAAGATGATAACAGTCCCGTGCTCAAGAACGTTCTGGAACTGTCGCAACAGATAGCGCAGGAGTTCAGTCAAGGCGGTGATCCTTTGGGATAA
- a CDS encoding DUF4440 domain-containing protein gives MEALSTDITDDIKSLNQTFVTSFNQGDTAGVANLYTITALLMPAGSEVIQGREAIGKFWQNARDNGVTHMTLETVEVEQLELTAIELGTYTLQGAGSNPIDTGKYMAVWKRENDHWKMQKDIWNSN, from the coding sequence ATGGAAGCACTCAGCACAGACATTACGGATGACATCAAAAGCCTAAATCAAACTTTTGTCACCTCCTTTAACCAAGGTGATACCGCCGGCGTGGCCAACCTGTACACTATCACGGCGCTGCTCATGCCCGCCGGAAGCGAGGTCATCCAAGGCCGGGAAGCCATTGGTAAGTTCTGGCAAAATGCCCGGGACAACGGCGTTACCCATATGACGTTAGAAACTGTGGAGGTAGAACAACTGGAGCTAACCGCCATTGAGCTGGGTACCTATACCTTGCAGGGCGCTGGTAGCAACCCCATAGACACCGGTAAATACATGGCGGTCTGGAAGCGCGAAAACGACCACTGGAAAATGCAGAAAGACATCTGGAACAGCAATTAA
- a CDS encoding SDR family oxidoreductase encodes MKRIAITGATGHLGRLVIQKLKEKGTTDTLIGLVRSPEKAADLGIETRLADYEKPDTLNSALQGIDTLLLISGSEVGKRAAQHQNVIASAKNAGVKWIVYTSLLHADTSTLSLAGEHRSTEEALKESGIPHTILRNGWYTENYTGSIGGALAGGAFIGSAGEGKISSAARADFAEAAAVVLTTKGHEGKVYELAGDEAYTLQDLAAEISRQTGKTIPYKNLSKEEYAQALADFGLPEGLAQSIAGWDISASQGDLFDDSHQLSKLIGRPTTPLSVTVAEALRNS; translated from the coding sequence ATGAAGAGAATAGCCATTACCGGAGCCACTGGTCATCTAGGCCGTTTGGTCATCCAGAAACTAAAAGAAAAAGGAACCACAGATACCCTCATCGGGCTGGTGCGCTCTCCAGAGAAAGCCGCTGACCTAGGTATTGAAACGCGCCTTGCCGACTACGAAAAGCCCGACACCTTGAACAGCGCGTTGCAGGGCATTGACACGCTCTTGCTCATCTCGGGCAGTGAAGTAGGCAAGCGTGCGGCCCAGCACCAAAATGTGATTGCCTCCGCCAAGAATGCGGGCGTGAAATGGATTGTGTACACCAGCCTCTTGCACGCAGACACTTCTACCCTTAGCCTGGCCGGCGAGCACCGCTCCACCGAAGAAGCCTTGAAAGAATCCGGCATTCCGCACACCATTCTACGCAACGGCTGGTACACTGAGAATTACACCGGTTCTATTGGTGGGGCTTTGGCTGGAGGCGCCTTCATTGGCAGTGCCGGCGAGGGCAAGATCTCCTCTGCCGCCCGCGCCGACTTTGCCGAGGCCGCCGCCGTAGTGCTCACCACCAAAGGCCACGAAGGCAAGGTCTATGAACTAGCTGGCGATGAAGCCTACACCCTACAAGACTTGGCCGCTGAGATTTCGCGGCAGACAGGCAAAACTATCCCGTATAAAAACCTCTCAAAAGAAGAATATGCCCAAGCGCTGGCAGACTTTGGCTTACCCGAGGGCTTGGCGCAGTCCATTGCCGGCTGGGACATCTCGGCCTCACAGGGAGATTTGTTTGATGACAGCCACCAGCTTTCAAAGCTCATTGGTCGGCCTACAACGCCCCTATCCGTTACCGTGGCCGAGGCGCTGAGAAATAGTTAG